The Streptomyces kanamyceticus genome window below encodes:
- a CDS encoding DMT family transporter codes for MSALALSVALSLVSAVAYAGGAILQERVATSTPDRRYAPLRRGIWWTAIGLNGLGALLHVVALAYGPLSLVQPLGALTIVFALPMAALFVRRKAGATAWRGAIMATVGLAGLLSLTSTSGSGTLDAAERMMLALITGGGVLALMVAAHAVHRHPVVRSVLLACAAGAAFGIASVFTKSVAVDWDRDVALVEQLPSLGVIAVLAAAGVLISQASYRGAGLAAPLSTVTVVNPVVAAAVGLTLFGESFRYGTAGTVIALGCGVVAAGGLILLTTERLGDTVAVRSVTVAEAPVTAPETASAASRDAAPTATADTVPMRTADAGEGASQDAPGRASAPVPRPPVNPLPALPAQHAMLRTRRGTLTRHPLHKGQRIGS; via the coding sequence ATGAGTGCCCTCGCGCTGTCCGTGGCGCTCTCCCTCGTCTCCGCCGTGGCGTACGCGGGCGGTGCGATCCTCCAGGAGCGCGTGGCGACGTCCACCCCGGACCGGCGGTACGCACCGCTGCGCCGCGGCATCTGGTGGACCGCCATCGGTCTCAACGGCCTGGGCGCGCTCCTGCACGTGGTGGCCCTCGCCTACGGCCCGCTCAGCCTGGTACAGCCGCTGGGCGCCCTGACCATCGTCTTCGCCCTGCCGATGGCGGCACTCTTCGTACGCCGCAAGGCCGGGGCCACCGCGTGGCGCGGCGCGATCATGGCGACGGTGGGCCTCGCCGGACTGCTCTCCCTCACCTCGACCTCCGGTTCCGGGACCCTGGACGCGGCCGAGCGCATGATGCTCGCGCTCATCACCGGCGGCGGCGTGCTGGCCCTGATGGTGGCCGCGCACGCGGTGCACCGTCACCCGGTGGTGCGCAGCGTGCTGCTCGCCTGCGCGGCCGGTGCGGCGTTCGGCATCGCCTCGGTGTTCACCAAGAGCGTGGCGGTCGACTGGGACCGGGACGTCGCGCTGGTCGAGCAGCTCCCGAGCCTCGGTGTGATCGCGGTGCTCGCGGCGGCCGGTGTGCTGATCTCGCAGGCGTCCTACCGGGGCGCCGGACTCGCGGCGCCGCTGTCGACGGTGACGGTCGTGAACCCGGTCGTCGCCGCGGCCGTCGGTCTCACACTGTTCGGTGAATCCTTCCGCTACGGCACCGCGGGCACGGTCATCGCGCTCGGCTGCGGTGTCGTCGCCGCGGGCGGCCTGATCCTGCTGACCACGGAGCGGCTCGGGGACACCGTCGCGGTGCGGAGCGTGACGGTGGCCGAGGCCCCGGTGACGGCGCCGGAGACCGCGTCCGCGGCCTCGCGGGACGCCGCGCCGACGGCCACCGCGGACACCGTGCCGATGCGGACCGCCGACGCCGGTGAGGGTGCGTCGCAGGACGCTCCCGGCCGGGCCTCCGCGCCCGTTCCGAGGCCGCCGGTGAACCCGCTGCCCGCGCTCCCCGCGCAGCACGCCATGCTCCGGACGCGCCGCGGCACGCTGACCCGGCATCCGCTGCACAAGGGGCAGCGGATCGGGTCCTGA
- a CDS encoding ferric iron reductase → MTTHIDLAELGSVGGFFALREGLPIVRGTAPFAQVYAAAPTPPYPPVGTARAEPPEGPGRDPLAFRVDKVGRRLGAPEERIAVSVAQLGLAARLWSVTLGSAALYGAVPDLDPALLRWDADGTSPDDLWLTELRLLPGDPGTIRDVVQHGHLAPLSAALRARYRISAGLLWGNAGSALAGAVRELHAWAARTGRADVGERALDLAAALFDHPALRGTGTLEGTAFRRRSCCLYYRCPTGGVCGDCCFERPPQRSSPGASSG, encoded by the coding sequence GTGACCACCCACATCGACCTGGCAGAACTCGGCTCCGTCGGCGGTTTCTTCGCTCTGCGCGAGGGGCTGCCGATCGTCAGGGGTACCGCTCCGTTCGCGCAGGTGTACGCAGCGGCACCGACACCCCCTTACCCGCCGGTAGGAACGGCCCGCGCCGAGCCCCCCGAGGGCCCCGGCCGCGATCCCCTCGCCTTCCGCGTCGACAAGGTCGGGCGGCGGCTCGGAGCGCCCGAGGAGCGCATCGCGGTGTCCGTGGCCCAGCTCGGGCTCGCGGCCCGCCTGTGGTCCGTGACGCTGGGCTCCGCCGCCCTGTACGGCGCCGTGCCCGACCTCGACCCGGCGCTGCTGCGCTGGGACGCCGACGGCACCTCGCCCGACGACCTGTGGCTGACGGAACTGCGCCTCCTGCCCGGCGACCCCGGCACCATCAGGGACGTCGTGCAGCACGGACACCTGGCGCCGCTGTCGGCCGCGCTGCGCGCCCGGTACCGGATCTCCGCCGGGCTGCTGTGGGGCAACGCGGGCTCCGCGCTCGCGGGCGCCGTGCGCGAACTGCACGCCTGGGCGGCGCGCACCGGCCGCGCCGACGTGGGGGAGCGGGCGCTCGACCTCGCCGCCGCGCTCTTCGACCACCCCGCACTGCGCGGCACGGGCACGCTCGAAGGCACCGCCTTCCGGCGCCGTAGTTGTTGCCTCTACTACCGGTGCCCCACGGGCGGTGTGTGCGGCGACTGTTGCTTCGAACGGCCGCCGCAGCGGTCTTCCCCCGGGGCGTCGTCTGGGTGA